A section of the Elizabethkingia anophelis R26 genome encodes:
- a CDS encoding GNAT family N-acetyltransferase, producing MKNTWINHPVILQGTSINLVPLEEKHLEELYTAAADKELWALIPTDCSERDVFYKTYEFAISERTSGNQYPFVIIHKDTNKIIGSTRFFEIYPADKKLEIGWTWITKDYWGTSINLECKLLLLTYCFETLKTNRVQLKTKDTNFRSRKAIEKIGGVFEGILRKDKIVSDGTTRNAAYYSILDEEWEQAKAKIRKQIAIKMANG from the coding sequence ATGAAAAATACCTGGATAAATCATCCTGTAATTCTTCAGGGAACAAGCATAAATCTGGTACCATTAGAAGAAAAACACCTTGAAGAATTATATACAGCCGCTGCTGATAAAGAACTCTGGGCACTTATTCCGACAGATTGCTCGGAAAGAGATGTTTTTTATAAAACTTATGAATTTGCCATCAGTGAAAGAACCTCCGGTAATCAATATCCCTTTGTCATAATACATAAGGATACAAATAAAATAATAGGCTCTACCCGATTTTTTGAAATTTATCCGGCTGACAAAAAGCTTGAAATTGGCTGGACCTGGATTACAAAAGACTATTGGGGAACATCAATAAATCTGGAATGTAAACTATTGTTACTAACCTACTGTTTCGAAACTTTAAAAACAAACAGGGTACAACTCAAAACCAAGGACACCAACTTCCGGTCCAGAAAAGCTATTGAAAAAATAGGTGGAGTATTTGAGGGTATCCTGAGGAAAGATAAAATAGTAAGCGACGGAACAACAAGAAATGCAGCATATTACAGTATATTAGACGAGGAATGGGAACAAGCCAAAGCAAAAATCCGGAAACAGATAGCG
- the ruvX gene encoding Holliday junction resolvase RuvX, with protein MGQIMAVDYGKARTGLAVTDDMQIIASALQTVETPKLMDFLGSYFQQNRVDEIVVGLPTDLKGNMSEIETEIQKFLEKFQTTFPQIKINRFDERFTSKMASFFISQSGKSKKERQQKGLIDKVSATLILQNFLETR; from the coding sequence ATGGGACAAATAATGGCTGTTGATTATGGAAAAGCCCGTACAGGATTAGCTGTAACGGATGATATGCAGATTATAGCTTCAGCACTACAAACGGTTGAAACACCAAAGCTCATGGATTTTCTGGGGAGTTATTTTCAGCAAAATAGAGTGGATGAGATTGTAGTGGGTCTCCCTACAGATTTAAAAGGCAATATGTCAGAAATAGAAACCGAAATTCAGAAATTTCTGGAAAAGTTTCAGACAACATTTCCGCAGATAAAAATTAACCGCTTCGATGAGAGATTTACCAGTAAAATGGCTTCTTTCTTTATTAGTCAAAGCGGAAAAAGTAAAAAAGAAAGACAACAGAAAGGTTTAATCGATAAAGTAAGTGCAACGCTTATTTTACAGAATTTTTTAGAGACAAGATGA
- the def gene encoding peptide deformylase — protein MILPIRAYGDPVLRKKAHDITKDYPELNQLIDNMFETMYQAHGIGLAAPQIGLDIRLFVIDVRPLAEDEDYLDIREELKDFKKVFINAKILEYEGEPWKFNEGCLSIPDVREDVSRPETITMEYYDENFVKHTETFSDIRARVIQHEYDHIDGVLFTDKLSALKKKIIKGKLTKITAGDVSVDYKMRFPK, from the coding sequence ATGATATTACCAATCCGCGCCTATGGCGATCCTGTTTTAAGGAAAAAAGCACACGATATTACAAAAGATTATCCGGAACTAAACCAGTTAATCGATAATATGTTTGAAACGATGTATCAGGCGCATGGCATAGGACTTGCAGCTCCACAGATCGGATTAGATATTCGTTTATTTGTAATCGATGTTCGTCCGTTAGCAGAAGATGAAGATTATTTGGACATTCGTGAAGAATTAAAAGATTTTAAAAAAGTATTTATCAATGCAAAAATATTAGAATACGAAGGAGAACCCTGGAAATTTAATGAAGGTTGTCTTAGTATTCCGGATGTTCGGGAAGATGTAAGCAGACCAGAAACCATCACAATGGAATATTATGATGAAAATTTTGTAAAACATACCGAAACTTTTTCGGATATTCGTGCCCGCGTAATTCAACATGAATATGATCATATTGACGGAGTTTTATTTACAGATAAACTGAGCGCATTAAAAAAGAAAATAATAAAAGGGAAGCTAACTAAGATTACTGCAGGTGATGTATCTGTAGATTATAAAATGAGGTTTCCTAAATAA
- a CDS encoding DUF5606 family protein, giving the protein MQLERIISISGKPGLFRLVSQLRTGFIVEDITTGKKANISNTSQVSLLDNISMFTFDSEVPLFEVFHNIAKKEDFKPTINHKSSADELRTFMAEVLPNYDVERVYESDIKKLVQWYNTLQKGGYITPESFVAPAAEETAEVSAEVTEEVKEKKAPAKKAAKKEDAAEEEKPAKKTVKKKTEEE; this is encoded by the coding sequence ATGCAGTTAGAAAGAATCATCTCGATTTCGGGTAAACCGGGACTTTTTAGACTTGTTTCTCAGCTGAGAACAGGTTTTATTGTGGAAGATATCACAACAGGGAAAAAGGCTAATATTTCCAATACAAGCCAGGTAAGCCTTTTGGATAACATCTCTATGTTTACTTTTGATAGTGAAGTTCCTTTATTTGAAGTATTCCATAATATTGCAAAAAAAGAAGATTTCAAACCAACCATCAACCACAAGTCTTCAGCTGATGAGCTTAGAACATTTATGGCTGAGGTACTTCCTAACTATGATGTAGAAAGAGTTTACGAATCTGATATTAAAAAACTTGTACAATGGTATAATACACTTCAAAAAGGGGGATATATTACACCGGAAAGTTTTGTAGCTCCTGCTGCTGAAGAAACAGCTGAGGTTTCTGCTGAAGTTACTGAAGAGGTAAAAGAAAAGAAAGCTCCTGCTAAAAAAGCAGCAAAAAAAGAAGATGCTGCTGAGGAAGAAAAACCTGCAAAAAAAACAGTTAAAAAGAAGACTGAAGAGGAATAA
- the mazG gene encoding nucleoside triphosphate pyrophosphohydrolase: MNTRAEKLEAFGRLLDIMDDLREKCPWDQKQTLQSLRHLTLEEVYELSDALLEEDLQEIKKELGDVLLHLVFYAKIGSEKQSFDIADVINSLNEKLIFRHPHIYGNTEVKDEEEVKQNWEKLKLKEGNKSILSGVPNGLPPMIKAYRIQDKVKGIGFDFPSVEEAWEKVEEELSEFHAETDADKKEAELGDLIFSVINYSRIAGVNADTALERTNQKFISRFKAMEELAHERNLVLSEMSLEEMDQLWNEVKKKLEY, from the coding sequence ATGAATACAAGAGCTGAAAAACTGGAAGCATTTGGTCGACTTCTGGATATTATGGATGATTTACGAGAGAAATGTCCATGGGATCAGAAACAAACTTTGCAGTCTCTGCGCCATTTAACACTGGAAGAAGTTTATGAACTTTCGGATGCTTTGCTGGAAGAAGATTTACAGGAAATAAAAAAAGAACTGGGGGATGTGCTTCTTCATTTGGTATTTTATGCTAAAATAGGATCAGAAAAACAAAGTTTCGATATTGCTGATGTAATCAACAGTTTAAACGAAAAACTTATTTTTCGTCACCCACATATATACGGAAATACTGAAGTTAAAGATGAAGAAGAAGTAAAGCAGAACTGGGAGAAATTGAAACTGAAAGAAGGGAATAAATCTATTTTGTCAGGTGTTCCCAATGGATTACCCCCAATGATCAAAGCTTATCGTATTCAGGATAAAGTAAAAGGAATAGGTTTCGATTTCCCTTCAGTAGAAGAGGCCTGGGAAAAGGTTGAAGAAGAACTTTCCGAATTTCATGCGGAAACAGATGCGGATAAGAAGGAAGCTGAACTGGGAGATCTTATTTTTTCTGTTATCAATTATTCCCGTATTGCTGGGGTAAACGCAGATACAGCATTGGAACGTACCAATCAGAAGTTTATTTCTCGTTTTAAGGCGATGGAAGAGCTGGCTCACGAAAGGAATCTTGTCCTTTCAGAAATGAGTTTAGAAGAAATGGATCAGCTTTGGAATGAAGTAAAGAAAAAGCTGGAGTATTAA
- a CDS encoding serine hydrolase domain-containing protein: MKKVIFLFIAVSSFVYGQKEKKLDSLFTSLYAAKEFNGNVLVAEKGKVIYEKSFGLANEKTKQKLDKNTVFELASVSKQFTAMGIVQLEKEGKLSYNDPLTKYFPELSFYKPITIDNLLYHTSGLPDYMSLFDKNWDKKKFATNKDIVDMLAKYKPELLFVPGDKYEYSNTGYALLGLIIEKVSKQSYGDYLNKKIFKPLGMANTRVYRSRYKPEKISNYALGYVVDSLGNKKLLDDLGKEYYTYYLDGIVGDGMVNSTTGDLLKWDRALYGDKLVNQKDKDLIFSSIVTKDNKDTRYGYGWAIDTKYPFGKIANHSGGWAGYITFIERDLDYDKTIIILQNNDSEAASSPVKQLRNILYDIKPIKVDLATLQKYAGKYTKKNSKTFEVFFENNKLYVPLNPQVKLELEAISTNKFKVRDFSPDVFYEFKILDDGSIKCNMSQPAHNMNEEGIKKI; the protein is encoded by the coding sequence ATGAAAAAAGTTATATTCCTTTTTATAGCTGTATCGAGTTTTGTTTACGGACAAAAAGAAAAGAAGCTGGACAGTCTTTTTACTTCATTATACGCAGCTAAAGAATTTAACGGAAATGTTCTCGTTGCGGAAAAAGGCAAAGTTATATATGAAAAGAGCTTTGGACTGGCTAATGAAAAGACAAAGCAGAAGCTGGACAAAAATACAGTTTTCGAATTAGCATCGGTTTCAAAACAATTTACAGCGATGGGAATTGTTCAGCTGGAAAAGGAAGGAAAACTTAGCTACAATGACCCTCTTACTAAATATTTTCCGGAATTAAGCTTTTATAAACCTATTACCATAGATAATTTGCTTTATCATACATCCGGGCTGCCAGATTATATGAGTTTATTTGATAAAAACTGGGATAAGAAGAAGTTTGCAACAAATAAAGATATTGTAGATATGCTGGCAAAATATAAGCCTGAGCTTTTATTTGTGCCAGGTGATAAATATGAGTACAGTAATACAGGATATGCTTTATTAGGATTAATTATTGAGAAAGTATCGAAGCAATCCTATGGAGATTATTTGAACAAGAAAATATTTAAACCACTTGGGATGGCTAATACCAGAGTTTATAGAAGCCGGTATAAACCAGAAAAGATATCCAACTACGCTTTAGGTTATGTTGTAGACAGCCTTGGGAATAAAAAATTGTTAGATGATCTTGGAAAGGAATATTATACTTATTATCTGGATGGTATTGTCGGAGATGGTATGGTGAATTCTACAACGGGTGATCTGTTGAAATGGGACAGAGCTTTGTATGGAGATAAGCTGGTTAATCAGAAAGACAAAGATCTTATTTTTAGTTCTATAGTGACTAAAGATAATAAAGATACTCGGTATGGCTATGGCTGGGCTATTGATACAAAATATCCATTTGGGAAAATAGCAAATCATTCCGGTGGCTGGGCAGGCTATATAACTTTTATCGAAAGAGATTTGGATTATGATAAAACGATTATCATTTTACAAAATAATGATTCAGAAGCTGCATCTTCACCAGTAAAACAGTTAAGAAATATTTTATATGATATAAAACCTATTAAAGTAGATCTTGCGACATTACAAAAATACGCCGGAAAATATACCAAGAAGAATAGCAAAACATTTGAGGTGTTTTTTGAGAATAATAAATTGTATGTGCCCCTGAATCCTCAAGTGAAGTTAGAATTAGAGGCTATCAGTACTAACAAATTTAAAGTCAGAGATTTTAGTCCGGATGTTTTTTATGAATTTAAAATTCTGGATGATGGCAGTATAAAATGCAATATGTCACAACCTGCACATAATATGAATGAAGAAGGAATTAAAAAAATATAA
- a CDS encoding CocE/NonD family hydrolase — translation MKKQFLLAIAMVSTAVVFSQSRKEDSIYVRENYTKVEKLIPMRDGKKLFTAIYMPKDQKQKYPVLLNRTPYTVAPYGEDKYKTSLGNFPAEMREGFIFVYQDVRGKWMSEGEFEDVRPALKPGQKGIDESTDTYDTLEWLSKNLKNYNQKAGVYGISYPGFYSTTTLVNSHPTLKAVSPQAPVTNWYLGDDFHHKGAMFLNDAFMFMTSFGVPRPEPITPDKGPKRFVPPAKEMYKFFLEAGSNKELKDKYMGTNIKFFNDMYAHPDYDQFWKDRNILPHLTQVKPAVMVVGGFFDAEDAYGTFETYKAIEKQNPKANNILVAGPWFHGGWVRGDGKQFGDIKFDHPTSIDYQQNLELPFFNYHLKGKGQFKGGEANIFITGSNQWKTFDTWPPKNTETKQLYFQPNGKLSFDKVQRTDSWDEYVSDPNKPVPHQDGVQTSRTREYMIDDQRFAAKRPDVMVYQTDELQEDITLTGPVINHLFVSTTGTDADYVVKIIDVYPETEADFNGKTMAGYQMLVRGEIMRGKYRNGFDKPEAFQPGFVTKVNYEMPDIAHTFKKGHRIMIQVQNSWFPLADRNPQKFMNIYEATSADFQKATHRIFHDVNNPTSVEVSVLKEK, via the coding sequence ATGAAGAAACAATTCCTTTTGGCCATTGCTATGGTCAGCACTGCTGTGGTGTTCTCACAATCCCGGAAAGAAGATTCTATTTACGTTCGGGAAAACTACACGAAAGTTGAAAAATTAATCCCAATGAGGGATGGGAAAAAACTGTTTACAGCGATCTATATGCCCAAAGATCAGAAGCAGAAATATCCGGTATTACTTAATCGTACACCTTATACTGTAGCGCCTTATGGAGAAGATAAATATAAAACCTCCTTAGGCAACTTTCCGGCAGAAATGCGGGAAGGATTTATTTTTGTTTATCAGGATGTTCGTGGTAAGTGGATGAGTGAAGGGGAGTTTGAAGATGTTCGTCCAGCATTAAAACCAGGACAAAAAGGTATAGATGAAAGCACAGATACCTACGATACACTGGAATGGCTGTCTAAAAATTTGAAGAACTATAATCAGAAAGCCGGAGTATATGGTATTTCTTATCCAGGATTTTATTCTACAACAACATTGGTTAATTCGCATCCGACCCTGAAGGCAGTTTCACCACAGGCACCAGTAACCAACTGGTACTTGGGAGATGATTTTCATCATAAAGGCGCAATGTTTCTGAACGATGCGTTCATGTTTATGACTTCTTTCGGAGTACCAAGGCCAGAACCAATCACACCGGATAAAGGGCCTAAGCGTTTTGTTCCACCTGCTAAAGAGATGTATAAATTCTTTTTAGAAGCAGGATCTAATAAGGAACTGAAAGATAAGTATATGGGAACTAATATTAAGTTCTTTAATGATATGTATGCACATCCGGATTATGATCAGTTCTGGAAAGACCGTAATATATTACCACATCTTACGCAGGTAAAACCTGCTGTAATGGTTGTTGGTGGATTCTTTGATGCTGAGGATGCTTACGGAACTTTTGAAACCTATAAAGCTATTGAAAAGCAAAACCCTAAAGCCAATAACATTCTTGTTGCTGGTCCATGGTTTCATGGCGGATGGGTGAGAGGAGATGGTAAACAATTCGGAGATATCAAGTTTGATCATCCGACAAGTATAGATTATCAGCAAAATCTGGAACTTCCGTTCTTCAATTATCATCTGAAAGGAAAGGGGCAATTCAAAGGTGGAGAGGCCAATATCTTTATTACAGGAAGCAACCAGTGGAAAACTTTTGACACATGGCCGCCGAAGAATACAGAAACAAAACAACTTTACTTCCAGCCAAATGGTAAGCTGAGTTTCGATAAGGTACAAAGAACAGATTCGTGGGACGAATATGTTAGTGATCCCAATAAACCTGTACCTCATCAGGATGGAGTACAAACCAGCAGAACCCGTGAATATATGATAGATGACCAACGTTTTGCTGCCAAAAGACCGGATGTTATGGTATATCAGACAGATGAATTGCAGGAAGATATAACCTTAACAGGCCCGGTTATTAACCATTTATTTGTTTCAACTACCGGAACAGATGCGGACTATGTCGTAAAGATTATTGATGTTTATCCTGAAACGGAGGCTGATTTCAACGGAAAAACAATGGCCGGATATCAAATGTTGGTAAGAGGTGAAATTATGAGAGGAAAGTACAGGAATGGATTTGATAAGCCTGAAGCCTTCCAACCGGGATTTGTTACAAAAGTAAATTACGAAATGCCGGACATTGCACATACCTTTAAAAAAGGACACCGCATTATGATTCAGGTACAAAACTCATGGTTCCCATTGGCAGACCGTAACCCACAGAAATTTATGAACATTTATGAAGCTACTTCAGCTGATTTTCAGAAGGCAACACACCGGATTTTCCACGACGTGAATAATCCGACTTCTGTAGAAGTAAGTGTTCTGAAAGAAAAATAA
- a CDS encoding metallophosphoesterase, which produces MHFKVYILKNTLSNFLKVSIFGITLQSCATYTVQKGKNLAEIPAQDSSKVAHRFFLIGDAGNADEPRAQNTLNLLQKRLKKEASNSTLLFLGDNIYPLGMPDEKDPGYDLAKLKLENQLKIAKDYKGNTIVIPGNHDWYYGLDGLKAQEKAVVKYLNDKKAFLPKKGCPIDKVKLNNDLTLITIDSEWYLQNWDENPDMNADCNIKTRDDFFDEFEDLLNKNQNKPIVVALHHPLISSGSHAGYFSLKKQLYPIGEKVPLPVIGSFINVLRATSGISPQDLNNERYTALAKRLKSLAQDNQNVIFVSGHDHNLQYLEERNIRQIISGSGSKNEAAKATTPKDFTFGGNGYAVLDINHDGSANVSYYSTENNTESFLTRIKVLENLQRPKAGKYPDTFSDSIKTSVYPAKLTQKSKIYTWLWGDHYRKYYSMPIKAKVATLDTLKGGLSPVRAGGGHQSNSLRLIAPNKQEYAMRGVKKSAIRFLNAVAFKNESFGHELEGTFAEKFLLDFYTTTHPYTPFAVGNLAESINVFHSDPQLYYIPRQKALGDFNYDYGDELYMIEERFSDSPDDLKMLNGASTTMNTLDMMKNLQKSEKYSVDQQSYIRARIFDMLLGDWDRHYDQWRWAEYKDGNSYVYKAIPKDRDQAFSKYDGLLFKFIMQMPPLRHMQSFKEDIRNIKWLNREPYPLDLAFLKNATEEDWKKEAEYIQQNMTDEVIDNAFHNLPKEVQDGTIEHIKQNLKIRRSKMVHYATEYYKTLQKTIMITGTNKVDRFVIKKEKHKVSVLQYRVKKEENELVFKREYSKHNTDEIWIYGLDDDDIFDVSGSERTGIKIRLIGGLNHDVYNIKDGRNVKLYDFKSQKNTYNITGYVAKQIKDDYDINTYNFEKPQYNFWAGYPSIGYNPDEGLKVGAVVNYTHNGFDRDPYTSKHTFKTNYSFATSGVEFVYNGVFPNAIGKWTLHLDGRFTTPDFAQNYFGFGNNTENHDKELGRNYNRVNIQQLQIAPSISRKSFMGFVQTFQLGYEDYKVHHNKNRFVTQSDQINPDVFNNQQFLGAKYGFSYDHSDNAAFPTMAFGFAVSAAWRMNIDNPNRNFMTYDARLNVTHRIDDDGKFVFATKIQGVYINNRYFEFFQGADLGGNNDLRSFRNNRFLGNSSLFQSNDIRWNFGRVRNRVIPVNFGILAGYDYGRVWMDGEYSRKWHQSVGGGIWVSILEAFSARATYFSGSDGGRFSAGIGLRF; this is translated from the coding sequence ATGCATTTCAAAGTTTATATACTAAAAAATACGCTTTCCAATTTTTTAAAAGTTTCAATCTTTGGAATTACACTGCAGTCATGTGCTACATATACTGTACAGAAAGGAAAAAATCTCGCTGAAATACCAGCACAGGATTCCTCTAAAGTTGCTCATCGATTTTTCCTGATTGGTGATGCCGGAAATGCAGATGAGCCGCGTGCACAGAATACATTGAATTTGCTCCAGAAGAGGCTCAAAAAAGAGGCTTCTAATTCTACACTTTTGTTTCTTGGGGATAACATCTATCCTTTGGGTATGCCAGATGAGAAAGATCCGGGATATGATCTTGCAAAACTTAAACTGGAAAATCAGTTAAAAATAGCTAAAGACTACAAAGGAAATACAATTGTAATTCCGGGAAATCATGACTGGTATTATGGTTTGGATGGCTTAAAGGCTCAGGAAAAAGCAGTGGTGAAATACCTGAATGACAAAAAGGCTTTTCTGCCTAAGAAAGGTTGTCCTATAGATAAGGTAAAACTAAACAATGATCTTACCCTTATCACCATTGACAGTGAATGGTATCTGCAAAACTGGGATGAAAATCCGGATATGAATGCAGACTGTAATATAAAAACACGCGATGATTTTTTTGACGAATTCGAAGACTTACTAAATAAAAATCAGAATAAACCCATTGTAGTTGCACTACATCATCCTTTGATTAGTAGTGGTAGCCATGCCGGATATTTTTCACTAAAAAAGCAGCTTTATCCTATTGGTGAAAAAGTTCCGCTTCCTGTTATCGGCTCATTTATTAATGTACTCCGTGCGACATCCGGTATCAGTCCTCAGGATCTCAATAATGAAAGATATACGGCATTGGCAAAACGATTAAAAAGTCTGGCACAGGATAATCAGAATGTAATTTTTGTATCCGGTCACGACCATAATCTACAGTACCTTGAAGAAAGAAATATCCGTCAGATTATCAGCGGATCAGGCTCTAAAAACGAAGCAGCAAAAGCAACAACCCCGAAAGACTTTACATTTGGCGGCAATGGCTATGCTGTTTTAGATATTAATCATGATGGCAGTGCTAATGTATCTTATTATAGCACAGAAAATAATACTGAAAGTTTCTTAACCCGGATTAAAGTTTTGGAAAATCTGCAGAGACCAAAGGCAGGAAAATATCCGGATACGTTTTCTGATTCAATAAAAACTTCAGTATATCCGGCAAAACTTACTCAGAAATCAAAAATTTATACCTGGCTTTGGGGTGATCATTATAGGAAATACTACAGCATGCCTATTAAAGCTAAGGTTGCAACATTGGATACGCTAAAAGGAGGGCTTAGCCCAGTCCGGGCTGGCGGCGGACATCAGTCGAATTCACTGCGTCTGATTGCCCCAAACAAACAGGAATATGCGATGAGAGGGGTAAAGAAAAGTGCTATCCGCTTTCTGAATGCTGTAGCATTTAAAAATGAAAGTTTTGGCCATGAGCTGGAAGGGACTTTTGCTGAAAAATTCCTACTCGATTTTTACACAACCACACATCCATATACTCCGTTTGCTGTAGGTAATCTTGCAGAAAGCATCAATGTCTTCCATTCGGATCCGCAGCTTTATTATATTCCAAGACAAAAGGCATTGGGAGATTTCAATTACGATTACGGTGACGAACTTTATATGATAGAGGAGCGATTCTCGGATAGTCCGGATGATCTTAAAATGCTGAATGGAGCTTCCACAACGATGAATACACTGGATATGATGAAGAATCTTCAAAAGTCTGAAAAGTATTCTGTGGATCAACAAAGCTATATCCGTGCCCGTATTTTCGATATGCTTCTTGGTGATTGGGACAGACATTATGACCAATGGCGCTGGGCAGAGTACAAAGATGGAAACTCTTATGTATATAAAGCCATCCCGAAAGACAGAGACCAGGCATTCAGTAAATACGATGGTCTGTTATTTAAGTTCATTATGCAGATGCCACCACTGCGCCATATGCAGAGCTTCAAAGAAGATATCCGTAATATAAAATGGCTAAACAGAGAACCTTATCCATTAGATCTGGCTTTCCTGAAAAATGCTACAGAGGAAGATTGGAAAAAAGAAGCGGAATATATACAACAGAATATGACCGATGAGGTTATAGACAATGCTTTTCATAATTTACCAAAAGAAGTACAGGATGGTACCATAGAGCATATAAAACAGAACCTGAAAATAAGAAGAAGTAAAATGGTTCATTATGCTACTGAGTACTATAAAACCTTACAAAAAACGATAATGATTACTGGTACCAACAAAGTTGATCGTTTCGTTATAAAAAAGGAAAAACATAAAGTCAGCGTTTTGCAATACCGCGTAAAAAAAGAAGAAAATGAACTGGTTTTCAAGCGGGAATACTCTAAGCACAATACCGATGAAATATGGATTTATGGTCTGGATGATGATGATATCTTCGATGTTTCCGGTTCCGAGAGAACGGGAATAAAAATAAGACTTATTGGCGGACTTAATCATGATGTATACAACATTAAAGACGGAAGGAATGTTAAATTATATGATTTTAAATCCCAGAAAAACACCTATAATATTACGGGATATGTAGCAAAACAAATTAAAGATGATTACGATATCAATACCTATAATTTTGAAAAACCACAATACAATTTCTGGGCAGGATATCCTAGTATAGGCTATAACCCCGATGAAGGTCTTAAAGTGGGAGCTGTTGTCAATTATACCCACAATGGCTTCGACAGAGACCCTTACACCTCTAAACATACCTTTAAAACCAATTACTCCTTTGCAACAAGCGGAGTAGAATTCGTATATAATGGTGTATTTCCTAATGCTATTGGAAAATGGACGTTGCATTTAGACGGACGTTTTACCACTCCGGATTTTGCACAAAACTATTTTGGATTTGGAAATAATACGGAAAATCATGACAAGGAACTCGGCAGAAACTACAACAGGGTAAATATACAGCAACTGCAAATAGCACCATCCATATCCAGAAAAAGCTTTATGGGATTCGTTCAGACATTCCAGTTAGGCTATGAGGATTATAAAGTACATCATAATAAAAATCGTTTTGTTACACAATCCGATCAGATTAACCCTGATGTATTTAACAATCAGCAATTTTTAGGGGCAAAATATGGTTTCAGTTACGATCATAGTGATAATGCTGCTTTCCCAACTATGGCATTTGGTTTTGCAGTTTCAGCCGCATGGAGAATGAATATTGACAATCCCAATCGTAATTTCATGACTTATGATGCCCGCCTGAATGTGACACACCGTATAGATGATGACGGAAAATTTGTCTTTGCCACAAAGATACAGGGAGTGTATATTAATAACCGTTATTTTGAATTTTTCCAGGGTGCTGACTTAGGAGGAAACAATGATCTTAGATCTTTCAGAAACAATAGGTTTTTGGGTAATTCTTCATTATTTCAGAGTAATGATATACGTTGGAACTTCGGTAGAGTTAGGAATCGGGTGATACCGGTAAATTTTGGTATCTTAGCCGGCTACGACTATGGACGTGTATGGATGGATGGTGAATATTCCAGAAAATGGCATCAGTCGGTAGGTGGCGGAATATGGGTAAGTATCCTCGAAGCTTTCTCTGCACGAGCAACTTATTTTTCAGGAAGCGACGGCGGAAGGTTTTCTGCAGGCATAGGACTGAGATTCTAA